The Periplaneta americana isolate PAMFEO1 chromosome 14, P.americana_PAMFEO1_priV1, whole genome shotgun sequence region TGGTGTCatattgatatcacttgtgaggttcacacctgtcttcgaacagttgactaaacaaacaactaGGATCATATTTTTGTACAACCTCAGTTTGCCGAAATAAAGGGGCTGGCCCTATTTcggataataaaatgtatactaatTTTTATacttgaagagtccattgcaagaatgatggatgtcatgtggaatacattttgcagtagaagcaattgaaagtttgaaatgcttagcgctcaaatcttaactgtgattttccgatcattactggacaatgactatcagtgttaatgccacataactctgtacgtacattctatatgtcttaagctatgcattggcagtcttggttcaCTTTCGAcaggaaagtgacatccatcattcttgcagtggactcttcacttaaAAACTTCGAAATTTACTTATAAGTTGTGTACCTGAAAACTTCatatgtattttaaaaagttgatACAACGCATGCAAGAAGCAGGTACAGTATTACCAATCGATatgtttatttaagaaaaattccGAAATATTCTTTTTGGTTATTTCTTCGCATCTTTTCTGGCACCAATGTGACGCTTGCTCAGTCCTAGGGGAGGGTTTAGAACGTGCTCGCATTCCTCTGACCTGCAGTGACAACTCTGTCGTCGGAACTGCTTCTACTTCGCACTTATATTTTGCCCAcagtattgaaattaaaaataaatgcatgATTGTACCAtacgttatatttgtaatattcgtaagtatgatcaggtttccccgtctttccaaactctgtcttggctaagcctaagcgatcgacgagccctgcattctcttgttctcttatttcaaattctgcgcaccgctaccccaatctatttggcttctcgttttcaaaatttacccGCATAttatcagctaagtacaagatctcatcataacaatttactcattataccctaccacaagacatctttatattcttcatcttatacagtttcagttgctagaaattggaactcgcttccgagtgatgtaaagggttgttggacaataacttcatttaggtcaaaattacataaattcttacttaacagattaattgctgattaatatttattacttataatgcaactaacatctgtccattcttattattatcattaatttctctaaatatatttacaaaacctctaatgcaattacattaatattctcattttactagttatctcaaatctcaaattaattataattgattgaattaaattagctcataaattaagttactactttactttatagatttatctaaatttacataaatatgtagtctactagtcgttaaaaattAACTGatgaatattgctggagaaccttttaagtgtagtgtaaataattgtaatttaaatatgtattgtattgattaaggctggttgagtggaggagaaggccttaaggccttaactctgccagcgaaaataaaacattattattattattattattattattattattattattatacattgtacataaatttttgtttcataaatgtaGTAGGCCCTACATACGAATACTGAAGTGATTAGCCTAAAAAATGTcacgttaagggcaaaggcctcctcctatagagggagagctctatttgtctcacgcggtgagctactccgcgtaagagtgaaattgttcacttggttcacattctgcacagtttggtgttgttcgcttgtttctgtcgcactggttttagtcgctgttcacttgtcttcttaggtttttccagtcttccctatgtcttgctctgcttgaccaatggcttcctaccgTTCACCGAAGAgatcggcccatcttcttcttggtcttccgggtgatctcttgccaatgcggggatcccatagtgtgactttctgcgtccatcttccgtctctaagtcgtgcaacatggcctccccacttccatttggtgttggtggcttgcagtgctggatctttaattgctgccatcttttgtagcacttcgtttggaactctgtccctcagtgataagcctagtatccttctcagcatctttctttggcatatttggagactgttacgaagtttggcagtgagagaccacgtctggcacccatataacagtacaggagttacgcaggtctccaatatttctactctgagtttcttgctgagtgttccctccagtacgatgaacttgagtgtccagaatgccttccacgcgagagaaatccttcgttttatttccttctctgtcttctggtggaaggagactagctgtcctaggtatacgtattcagacacgtattgtagttctgcaccatcaattattatgggtgactccggcccgTTTGACATTACTTGtgttttggtcatattcatcaggCGGCCTGCTGATCTACTGGCGTCGCACAATTCTTGGAGCATTGACTGCAGTTCTCTGGGTGATTTGGCGTACAATACGACGTCATTAGCAAACCTTCGATTTAACTTTTAAATTCCTTTGTAAAAGAATTAAGTTACACAACTTTCGCGTTTCGGTTAAACCATTTTTTCTGTTGGCAGAGTTTCGATAGGGCATACCCAAAGCtactataatataattttgtgctGCAGGGTCGACGTGCCCCCCGATGGAGGACGGCGAGCTGCGCCTCTACGGCATGCGGTTCTGCCCCTTCACGCAGCGCGTGCGCATCGTGCTCAACGCCAAGGGCGTGCCGCACCGCATAGTGAACATCAACCTGAAGAACAAGCCCGACTGGCTGCTGCAGGTGCACCCCGAGGGCAAGGTGCCGGCGCTCGCCGACGGCGACAAGGTGGTGGTGGAGTCGCTGGACATCGCCGACTTCCTGGACGACAAGTTCCCCGACCCGCCGCTCTACCCCGCCGACCCCGAGCTCAAGGGCCGCGACAAGGAGCTCATCCAGAAGTTCGGCAAGGTGCGCATTTCCAATTGTGTGCTGATTGGGGCCACTAACGCTGAGTCGACTGGGTGTTCAATGGAGCTTGGGCACTGTACAGGAGGATAGTAAACCAACTGTAAgagtaaggcccaattgtataaaactccctgactaaagatcaactttgatcgaagatcgaaaagtgaaccgagttcagatacttcttctattgtataaaacttttctgcgatcaaattaccttggttcaaatgcaatctaagttcacgtgaaaaggatttggcaacatcgcataaacaggtgaaatacgtgatgcgcggacaggtttgttcagtgttgccaatctagcgactttaactccttttcaacaacaatttcttttaacttttatattgcttaaatagggatttagtgacctttttagcaccccatagtgacaaaatttaatctttctttgttgataatgagaaatctagcgactttacaactactttttggcgactttccgtacactctgttggagacactggttttttgtgcaatgtaaataatggcggacaataagaagaaggttgactgttctccaagttatcatgttatggtgtttgatactgctaaacataataaagctttataaaacgacaattttcgtttagtaatacagttaattgaaaatttatgaatgtacctatcatatccattaataattaatggttgttataaacataatataattataggttatgttatttgatactgctgaacacgatagagccttataaaatataagaatgtctgtgtattaaggcaagaaattgaaagaaatatttataaatgtacctatcatatctattaatattaataataatggatattttatttgcacaatctgtcactcgtatatttcaaacagaaaagaaataactgaacttggatcatctaacttaatcggagaaatttctttagtcaaagttgactttagtttgagacaaattaatctcagattagactttatacaacacaaaattccaagttcagctgaaacaaggatcaatttaacctctgatctaagattaaatagtttatacaatcgggcctaagagtgGTTGTTATGATCTACAGACATGTTGTACGACCTGAACTTTTTGCAGGTGGTGGGCGCCACTTCGCGCGCCATCTACAACAAAGAGAATCTGCCGCTGGAGGACTACATGAAGGACATCCTGGAGCCGCTTGAGGAGTTCGAGGCGGAGCTAGAGAGCCGTGGTACCACCTTCTTCGGAGGTGAGGCACCAGTGCGTTGGGAGGGCTGGATCCTTATCGTCTGAACACCTATATTTGTTTTGTCGCTTGAAATGCTCTGTCAGGGGTGGAAAATGTGGTGGCATCTCTTCGTAGTAGGCCTACGCACATCAGAGTAGTGGCGGCTTCTGGCCTAGTTGGacttttttttatacattattttaattgagCCTGGATTGAATTGTGAAGTCTCCCAGTTGCATTTCATTGAgttttttttagcaatttttcTTTTGTCGGAGGTACATTTTTTGCTAATATATTTTTGCTATATTTCAACACTTTTTTATCAGAACCtgtaagtcattttaaaataaaaattgccaTGCTTTAATATGCACTATCTGTACACCACTGTGAAGTCTTAAATTTCTCTTGCgaaaaattttactaaattggCGTAACTCCTTCTCGTATAGTTTTCAAGTGTTATTTCATATGTTATTAAAAGTCATTTAATAACAGCAAATTTAATTACAGTTATACCCTTTAACTGTATTACTGTAAATATagaatacatactaggttcaaaaagttcccggaatttgctagtatcatagaaacaacgtaccttaaacactattctacagcattcccttcaaaatagttgccttccgcaacaacacacttttgccaacgcgtgtagagttcctggaagcaggcctggaagccattttgtgaaactcgtcttagtgctctcgtcgcgtttgcgacaACCTCtccagcattgaatctccgtcctttcagatgacttttcagacggggaaacagaaagtaatcaggtggtgagagatcaggagagtatggtgggtgatccaaagcagttatgttgtgctggcaagaaaattctttacaataattgcgcgatgagcagatgaattgtcatgcataaggaaccagttattttctacccacttttctggacgtttccttctcactgcgtctcggaggcgacggaggatttctacgtacaattctttcgttacagtacgaccttctggaatgaactcatggtgaatgagaccctgagagtcgaagaaaacttccaacataactttgcctttggaagtgtccctaggaaatttttgcttccaagGAGATGTTtccgatttccactcagatgactgtcgtttagggactgggtcgtacaagtagcaccaagtttcatcaccagcaataattttgtttaagaaatcaccatgttcatcagccatactgatcatgtccctagcaagagtcattcttgtttctttctgttctgccgacaacattttcggaactaacttctgagacacgtaatgcatgttgagatgcttgtgaagaacattgtgtacacttccgactgatgttccgacctctgctgctatctcttttatggttttacgtcggtcgtccctcacaacattacgcacacgctgagcgattgcttcatttgttgcagttgttggtcggccgctgcgtacgtcatctttgggccagaaaagcgtttatgccaggcatacacttgagtttttttcattgctgcttcgccatatgcttcttccaacaatcttaatgtctctgcaggagttttgtgtaacaaaacacagaacttgatgtttgtacgttgctctgtggacataattacaaaatgcgacgaacaaacaaaacactatgataaacaattgcctacaactcaaaaccaacaatcgccattatcaacaaactttaaggaaatgacatcatgaatgttaccaacaaaacaaatgtataatatcccttgttatatattaatacgaaaaatggtagtaaaattccgggaactttttgaacccagtagtataatctaaatttaagagaagaaatactgaaatcagaagtaaacactgaaatactgaaacaattgtctttagagacaattaatattaggtaccctccacaaaactggcttcatttatacactgacggatccttgatctccagaggacaaggtgccggtgcaggtgttacgtgctgtctcttctcactttatagatctcttggatatggaacaacaagttttgatggagaaatcgttgcaataagtgaaagtctcaggaatcttctatgccacatcaataaatttaaaaatgcagttatattgtcagactccaaagcagctattctatcaatagtctctaaacaataactaaaatgctctctcaattaatatcactcaataaaagaattgtattccaatggataccatcccattgtggaatcctgggaaacgagaatgcggatgctttagcaagaaagggcagcactgctacttacagacctgttactaaatctacgtattactctgtgaaaagattattaaatctacatacttagacttcaacaaacaaaatttgataacacaatctcaagggaaaaaatggaactctctgcatcataatccacagttaattcccgatttaccacgaaaatcgtctgtagctgcatttagattggcaacaggccatgattgtttggccaaacacctgcatagaattggaatatatcagtcccctaactgcccattgtgcaactcaaaccaagaaatggattcggaacacctcaaaatctgtgcttcagtggctggtcatgataatatctttgaaaaatattggactgcaagaggtcaaatgacttcattgtcaaacgcctggcattagaaaacaacaacaatttcagTTGTACGTGTTTCTCACTTAGATGTTCTCTTCAGACGCCATAAAAAAGTATAAATGAACTTTTAATGCAAAAGTTGACAGCAACAACCTATAAATTATAccacgaaccgccactggttaTAACTGTCTTTTTACAGAAATGCGCCGTGTTTAGAAACAGTTCTCGTGGCAGCGCACTGCCTTGTCTTACCAGGCAGAAATGAAATCACTTGGTAAACTTGTTTGTTGAACGTAACGTTACAGATGTCCCCCTCTTTCTGACCTACCAATGCGGTGATCTTGTTACAGGCGATGAACCCGGCATGCTGGACTTCATGATGTGGCCTTGGAGTGAGCGCTCGAAAGTTCCCAGCGCCCTGCAGGACAAGGAGTTCCAGTTCCCCAAGGAGAAGTTCTCTAAGTTGGTATGTAACTCTTCAGGAACCAATGCTGGAGTATTTGGAAGGAATTTtggattttctttcatttctaggGAAGTATAAAAATCCCTACGTTTCCAAAATTGAGTTTATTTTGTGTTGAAACAAGAGATCATAAGGAACTTTTTTATGGAAATCACCAGAAGCAAAATTACTTAAGTTATTTAGAACATCCTCACAGTTTTTTTCATGGAAGTTTTATCGAAACTGCTGAAAATAAGCTTTCATTCAAGTATAGCAAACTCTcgattgcaaatcaagattttcaggtataactccctgtaaagttgatttgaataatttcgagggaaaaattgttccggagccgggtatcgaacccgggacctttggtttaacgtaccaacgctctaccactgagctactcgggaactctaaccgacaccgatccaatttttccctctatatccacagacctcaaagtgggctgacaaccgtcaagcaaccaacttcgagtgcacactaactccgtgtgacttaaattgtggttttctgttaacgaacagtgacgtgtattatgcaagtcAAGATTATTCAAACTCTCG contains the following coding sequences:
- the LOC138713068 gene encoding pyrimidodiazepine synthase-like; translated protein: MLQAIPSRLHCRLSTFVRFPLLLFVNCSFLLFLCCEGCNRMSTEHLAAGSTCPPMEDGELRLYGMRFCPFTQRVRIVLNAKGVPHRIVNINLKNKPDWLLQVHPEGKVPALADGDKVVVESLDIADFLDDKFPDPPLYPADPELKGRDKELIQKFGKVVGATSRAIYNKENLPLEDYMKDILEPLEEFEAELESRGTTFFGGDEPGMLDFMMWPWSERSKVPSALQDKEFQFPKEKFSKLVAWREAMKDVPAVKDSITPLETHVKFLKGYFGADPVFDNL